A DNA window from Vigna angularis cultivar LongXiaoDou No.4 chromosome 1, ASM1680809v1, whole genome shotgun sequence contains the following coding sequences:
- the LOC108338734 gene encoding uncharacterized protein LOC108338734 isoform X2, which yields MLHHDTESVKNSFNSPIHDSLAETGSLEGSADLYMDKSVTACEPEHVMCHKETSYNIIKDICVDEGVHTNDKITFWRKVDENIHKTYSSRSYGSKETVKDNAGISLLNPSLTDESEQSKDLMQLNEGATRKLADNVYKEIVVPEDNVLLQDLDREKSRTSTVEGNEIRHDHAKVDNDPEFHSQPDKSKTVIENDAVFSSPALESKTKILGSSSSLQQNENMDHKLDHSGHGSSQVSDCNCGQTQDAGVNSDEQGVKDQVFPRLDESSSFSVGYLGPLPYCGSISLRSDSSTASSRSFAFPILQSEWNSSPARLTKSGSRRRSKQQGWTHRLFCCKF from the exons ATGCTTCACCATGATACGGAATCGGTGAAAAACTCCTTCAATTCACCAATCCATGACTCACTCGCGGAAACAGGCTCATTAGAGGGTTCTGCAGATCTATATATGGACAAAAGTGTTACAGCATGTGAACCAGAACATGTAATGTGTCACAAAGAGACTAGTTACAACATTATTAAGGATATATGTGTGGATGAAGGAGTCCATACCAACGATAAGATTACTTTTTGGAGAAAAGTAGACGAAAACATCCACAAAACTTATTCTTCTCGGAGTTATGGAAGTAAAGAAACAGTGAAAGACAATGCTGGGATCAGTTTATTAAATCCATCACTAACAGATGAATCTGAACAATCCAAGGATTTGATGCAGCTCAATGAAGGTGCAACTAGAAAACTTGCTGATAACGTGTATAAGGAGATTGTTGTGCCTGAAGATAACGTTTTGTTACAAGATTTAGACAGAGAAAAATCCAGGACATCAACTGTTGAGGGTAATGAAATCAGACACGACCATGCAAAG GTTGATAATGACCCTGAGTTTCACTCCCAACCTGACAAGTCCAAAACTGTGATTGAGAATGATGCAGTGTTTTCTAGTCCAGCTTTGGAATCAAAAACTAAAATCCTTGGCAGTAGTAGTTCACTGCAGCAGAATGAAAACATGGACCATAAGTTAGATCATTCGGGTCATGGAAGTAGTCAAGTTAGTGACTGTAATTGTGGTCAAACTCAAGATGCAGGTGTGAACTCTGACGAGCAGGGTGTAAAAGATCAAGTTTTTCCAAGATTAGACGAGTCAAGTTCCTTCTCTGTTGGGTACTTAGGACCTCTACCTTATTGTGGTAGCATCTCTCTTCGATCAGATAGCAGCACAGCTAGCTCACGGTCCTTTGCCTTTcccat ATTACAATCAGAATGGAATAGCAGTCCAGCAAGGTTGACAAAATCTGGTAGTAGGCGTCGCAGTAAACAGCAGGGTTGGACGCACCGCCTTTTCTGCTGTAAATTCTGA
- the LOC108338734 gene encoding uncharacterized protein LOC108338734 isoform X1: protein MDSTLSPCDMGSVDFSTTIKLDLENDYEAQVRDSVDSAPHSSQEIESFGMLHHDTESVKNSFNSPIHDSLAETGSLEGSADLYMDKSVTACEPEHVMCHKETSYNIIKDICVDEGVHTNDKITFWRKVDENIHKTYSSRSYGSKETVKDNAGISLLNPSLTDESEQSKDLMQLNEGATRKLADNVYKEIVVPEDNVLLQDLDREKSRTSTVEGNEIRHDHAKVDNDPEFHSQPDKSKTVIENDAVFSSPALESKTKILGSSSSLQQNENMDHKLDHSGHGSSQVSDCNCGQTQDAGVNSDEQGVKDQVFPRLDESSSFSVGYLGPLPYCGSISLRSDSSTASSRSFAFPILQSEWNSSPARLTKSGSRRRSKQQGWTHRLFCCKF, encoded by the exons ATGGATTCAACTCTATCACCCTGTGACATGGGGTCAGTAGATTTCTCGACAACAATTaaacttgatttagaaaatgattaTGAAGCACAGGTCAGGGACTCTGTTGATTCAGCACCCCATTCTTCGCAGGAAATAGAGTCATTTGGGATGCTTCACCATGATACGGAATCGGTGAAAAACTCCTTCAATTCACCAATCCATGACTCACTCGCGGAAACAGGCTCATTAGAGGGTTCTGCAGATCTATATATGGACAAAAGTGTTACAGCATGTGAACCAGAACATGTAATGTGTCACAAAGAGACTAGTTACAACATTATTAAGGATATATGTGTGGATGAAGGAGTCCATACCAACGATAAGATTACTTTTTGGAGAAAAGTAGACGAAAACATCCACAAAACTTATTCTTCTCGGAGTTATGGAAGTAAAGAAACAGTGAAAGACAATGCTGGGATCAGTTTATTAAATCCATCACTAACAGATGAATCTGAACAATCCAAGGATTTGATGCAGCTCAATGAAGGTGCAACTAGAAAACTTGCTGATAACGTGTATAAGGAGATTGTTGTGCCTGAAGATAACGTTTTGTTACAAGATTTAGACAGAGAAAAATCCAGGACATCAACTGTTGAGGGTAATGAAATCAGACACGACCATGCAAAG GTTGATAATGACCCTGAGTTTCACTCCCAACCTGACAAGTCCAAAACTGTGATTGAGAATGATGCAGTGTTTTCTAGTCCAGCTTTGGAATCAAAAACTAAAATCCTTGGCAGTAGTAGTTCACTGCAGCAGAATGAAAACATGGACCATAAGTTAGATCATTCGGGTCATGGAAGTAGTCAAGTTAGTGACTGTAATTGTGGTCAAACTCAAGATGCAGGTGTGAACTCTGACGAGCAGGGTGTAAAAGATCAAGTTTTTCCAAGATTAGACGAGTCAAGTTCCTTCTCTGTTGGGTACTTAGGACCTCTACCTTATTGTGGTAGCATCTCTCTTCGATCAGATAGCAGCACAGCTAGCTCACGGTCCTTTGCCTTTcccat ATTACAATCAGAATGGAATAGCAGTCCAGCAAGGTTGACAAAATCTGGTAGTAGGCGTCGCAGTAAACAGCAGGGTTGGACGCACCGCCTTTTCTGCTGTAAATTCTGA